The following proteins come from a genomic window of Lytechinus pictus isolate F3 Inbred chromosome 1, Lp3.0, whole genome shotgun sequence:
- the LOC129265483 gene encoding slit homolog 3 protein-like, producing MEVSHILHFLLLGFSSLFVRHVDAHAGFEATTSSTLLTSKSTHGCNQDMEFRMVDCSHRDLKEVPQDLSKDIVLLDLSNNRIKMLLNASFEVYPLITSLYISNNDLGVIESTSFHPLHGLKILNLSCNPRLVLPVKDVFNMSPQLFTLYLEEANLMTLPNDTLQSSQNFHRLLLSNNKLSFINISSCGKVHKVYMDGNQIQRIAKECFTFVCHSDFLDLTDNPIQFVDPDDFASLNILSLKLGFYPLSDEVLINITLGISKSNLQELTIVRGYSGAFSEGLFDPLCNSTLSVLNFYGNELTYLPPLVFANLTKLKQFTFSYNSLPIDTIPPDIFNGMESLDVLNISNNDITEINPDNQTWTLVKLTQLNLRENSLTKILSSTFRGLESLISLDMNSNKELSFLELNAFSGLSSIQYIDLSGTNVYDLQLNIPTLRILSLNNLLEPPNWTPSISPFRHLKSLVDFSLKKSSIILAHLLNNATSASLFDGLLNLHCLDLSGNYFRGTKFFDNTLPPGIFRQLFALQELIIDDCKIENVHHHFFMGLKSLQTLSLKGNNIKSLDGRLLSILPQLGSINLGGNQISYLERLIFLNNAKLTNLSLADNKLTSLNQSTFKPIASSISLLDLSNNPIACNCDLKWLIDLLNENIDLDNKDNTICTIASVEPLRLKHLLDFDPNKFCTSNIGLISLISLTIVCFIAISIITYHNRWYMKYKIFLLRLAAVGYREMQDAREHDDFEFDLNIIFYDDDEVWVREHFRPALVEHLPQFRRNVFGDEDLVLGMHYLDAVDYVVTHSYKTIIVLSRAAVRDRWFVLKFRTAMDHVSDTLTEFVMVVFLEDIRDDEMPFLVRLYLRDGRPYIHWTEDVRGQGYFWNKLTKYLTINLRTNDMLPNE from the coding sequence ATGGAAGTCAGTCATATCCTACACTTCCTGCTTTTAGGCTTTTCCTCTTTATTCGTTAGACATGTCGATGCACATGCTGGATTTGAAGCAACGACATCTTCAACACTGCTCACAAGCAAATCCACCCATGGGTGCAATCAGGATATGGAGTTCAGGATGGTTGATTGCTCACATAGAGACTTGAAGGAAGTTCCTCAGGATCTTTCTAAGGACATCGTGTTGCTGGATTTGTCAAATAACCGAATCAAAATGCTTTTGAACGCTTCGTTCGAAGTATACCctctaatcaccagtttgtaTATTTCTAACAATGATCTAGGAGTCATAGAATCTACCTCTTTTCATCCCCTCCATGGCTTAAAGATCCTGAACCTGTCCTGCAACCCTCGTCTTGTGCTTCCAGTAAAAGATGTCTTCAATATGTCTCCGCAACTTTTCACTCTGTATTTGGAGGAAGCAAACTTAATGACACTCCCTAATGACACCCTACAGTCGAGTCAAAATTTCCACCGCTTACTTCTATCAAATAACAAACTTTCCTTTATTAATATAAGTTCTTGTGGTAAGGTCCACAAAGTATACATGGATGGAAATCAAATACAGCGTATTGCAAAGGAATGCTTCACGTTTGTATGCCACAGTGACTTTCTAGATCTTACAGACAACCCAATCCAATTTGTAGATCCTGACGACTTTGCATCGTTGAACATTCTCTCACTAAAGCTGGGTTTCTATCCCTTGAGTGATGAGGTATTAATAAACATCACACTCGGCATCTCAAAATCAAACCTCCAGGAGCTCACGATCGTGAGAGGGTACTCTGGTGCGTTTTCTGAAGGTCTGTTTGACCCATTGTGTAATTCAACTCTCTCTGTCTTGAACTTCTACGGGAATGAACTTACGTACCTCCCTCCTTTAGTCTTTGCGAATTTGACAAAACTCAAACAGTTTACTTTCAGTTATAACAGCCTACCAATTGATACAATTCCTCCAGACATTTTTAATGGCATGGAATCACTGGACGTATTGAATATCAGCAACAACGATATAACAGAAATAAATCCTGACAACCAGACCTGGACATTAGTTAAATTGACACAACTGAACTTACGAGAAAACAGTTTAACAAAAATACTATCATCTACTTTTCGTGGTTTAGAAAGCTTGATCTCCTTAGACatgaattcaaacaaagaaCTCTCTTTCTTAGAGTTGAATGCATTTTCAGGTCTCAGCAGTATTCAATATATTGATCTGTCAGGAACCAACGTTTATGATTTACAACTCAACATCCCAACGCTAAGAATACTATCCCTGAATAATCTTCTAGAGCCACCAAATTGGACACCATCAATATCACCTTTTCGGCATCTAAAATCTCTTGTTGATTTCAGCTTAAAGAAGTCTAGCATTATTCTTGCTCACCTGTTGAACAACGCGACGAGTGCCTCTCTTTTCGATGGATTGTTGAATCTCCATTGTCTTGACCTTAGCGGAAATTATTTCCGCGGAACTAAGTTCTTCGATAATACTTTACCACCAGGAATATTTCGTCAACTCTTTGCTTTACAGGAGCTTATCATAGATGActgcaaaattgaaaatgtacaCCATCACTTCTTCATGGGTTTGAAATCTCTCCAGACATTAAGTTTGAAAGGAAACAACATCAAAAGTCTTGATGGAAGACTCTTATCGATTTTGCCTCAATTAGGATCAATAAACCTGGGGGGAAACCAGATTTCCTACTTGGAAAGATTGATATTCTTGAATAACGCCAAACTCACCAACCTTTCATTGGCTGACAACAAGTTAACAAGTCTGAATCAAAGCACTTTCAAGCCAATTGCATCCTCTATTTCACTACTGGATCTATCAAATAACCCAATAGCTTGTAATTGTGACCTTAAATGGCTTATAGATTTGTTAAATGAGAACATTGACTTGGACAACAAAGACAACACCATCTGCACGATAGCATCCGTTGAACCTTTGCGTCTGAAACATCTGCTTGATTTTGATCCGAATAAATTTTGTACAAGCAATATTGGGCTTATTTCCTTGATTTCACTGACTATTGTTTGCTTTATCGCTATTTCTATAATCACTTATCACAACCGATGGtacatgaaatacaaaatatttctgCTGAGACTAGCCGCCGTTGGATACAGAGAGATGCAAGACGCCAGAGAACACGACGACTTTGAGTTTGATCTGAACATCATATTCTACGACGACGACGAAGTATGGGTTCGCGAGCATTTCCGACCTGCTCTGGTAGAACACCTTCCACAGTTTCGGAGGAACGTCTTCGGTGACGAGGATCTCGTACTAGGCATGCATTACTTAGATGCTGTCGATTACGTGGTGACCCATAGTTACAAGACCATCATCGTCCTCAGTAGAGCTGCTGTGAGGGACCGCTGGTTTGTTCTCAAGTTTCGTACGGCTATGGATCACGTGAGCGATACTCTTACAGAATTCGTGATGGTTGTCTTCCTTGAAGACATCCGTGATGATGAAATGCCCTTCTTGGTTAGATTGTATCTCCGAGACGGGAGACCTTACATTCACTGGACCGAGGATGTGAGGGGACAAGGATATTTCTGGAATAAACTAACCAAATATCTCACCATTAATTTAAGGACAAATGATATGCTCCCAAACGAGTAG
- the LOC129265494 gene encoding cholesterol 24-hydroxylase-like, whose protein sequence is MHTHSQRYGDPFRGPPFSQTFVVPKPVPRTLLFTISPLQGPRFSPRPRHTPTTFLVECPPRDAQRPRLSKMELNVAVSILFYVFLVVTCTVGIAFVVFTWFLYRFNRKYGHLPCPRPTSFFTGHLSHFNAVAKKLDFPPLLLMYQWTRELGPVFYLRFVLQPMVVCCDSKAVKEVCLDSRHLKPQSMYVGFYSVFGERFMGNGLISQTDHEKWHTRRALLNPAFNRKYLMQMMDLFNDSATRLRDHLAPLADGKTLVRMLDHFNDVTLDVIAKVGFDMDVNAVERPDCPFPSAVALALEGMDVIFKQPMMMMDPRSKARKYRRSVRDAIKLVRKYGKDCIEQRRAAKKRGDELPKDILTCILEVEDDLCNGQNIDTADMIDEFGTFFVAGQDTTSNLLAFTLLESGRHEDVAKRLKAEVDEVLGNKPVIEYSDLPKLEYMSRVFKETMRLNPPVSGVIRDLACDVHSSGYIIPKGSNIFFGTYLTSRQEEYFEDPLLFNPDRFIPTDELPRHLYAYFPFAIGQRNCIGQQLALIESKVILAKLLQSFDFRLEQSQRHVLLSNVTNKPFDRCKNYISLRD, encoded by the exons atgcatacgcactcacagagatacggagatccgttccgaggacccccgttttcacaaacatttgtagttccgaagcccgttccgaggaccctcctttttacaataagcccgctccaaggcccccgtttttcgcctcgcccgcggcacacccctaccacttttttggtcgagtgccccccccgggacgCACAACGGCCAAGATTATCCAAAATGGAGTTAAATGTCGCGGTCAGCATACTTTTCTATGTATTCTTGGTGGTAACATGTACAGTTGGCATTGCCTTCGTGGTGTTTACGTGGTTTTTGTATCGATTTAacaggaaatatggacatttgCCTTGCCCAAGACCGACAAG CTTCTTCACTGGTCACTTGTCTCATTTCAATGCTGTTGCGAAGAAGCTGGATTTCCCGCCCCTGTTGCTGATGTACCAATG GACGAGGGAACTCGGACCAGTCTTCTATCTGCGATTTGTTTTACAACCGATGGTGGTATGTTGCGACTCTAAAGCGGTGAAG GAAGTTTGCCTCGATAGCCGCCATCTTAAACCACAAAGCATGTACGTAGGATTCTATTCCGTGTTTGGCGAGAGATTCATGGGCAACGGACTGATCTCACAAACTGATCACGAGAAATGGCACACACGGCGAGCTCTCCTAAACCCAGCCTTTAATCGAAA GTATCTCATGCAAATGATGGATCTCTTCAACGACAGTGCGACCCGCTTGCGGGATCACCTAGCTCCCCTAGCTGATGGCAAAACGCTCGTAAGAATGCTAGACCATTTCAACGATGTCACCTTGGATGTAATTGCAAAG GTTGGATTTGACATGGATGTAAACGCTGTTGAGAGACCTGACTGCCCGTTCCCGTCGGCGGTGGCGCTTGCTCTTGAAGGAATGGATGTTATATTCAAGCAACCTATGATGATG ATGGATCCTCGCAGTAAGGCTCGTAAATATCGCCGCTCAGTGCGCGACGCCATTAAACTGGTACGAAAATATGGCAAGGATTGCATTGAACAGAGAAGAGCGGCAAAGAAGAGAGGAGATGAGTTGCCTAAGGACATCTTGACATGTATCCTTGAAGTCGAAGACGATCTCTGCAACGGACAAAACATCGACACAGCAGACATGATTGACGAGTTTGGGACATTCTTCGTAGCAG GTCAAGATACCACGAGCAACCTCCTCGCGTTTACCTTACTCGAATCTGGAAGACATGAAGACGTGGCAAAGAG GCTAAAAGCTGAAGTTGATGAAGTCCTGGGGAATAAACCGGTTATTGAGTACTCAGACCTCCCCAAGCTGGAGTATATGTCTCGG GTGTTTAAAGAAACAATGCGACTTAACCCTCCTGTGAGTGGGGTAATACGTGATCTAGCTTGTGATGTCCATTCTTCGGgttacatcataccaaaaggaTCAAATATATTT TTTGGAACATATCTAACGTCACGACAGGAAGAATACTTCGAAGACCCACTTCTATTCAACCCGGATCGATTTATTCCCACTGATGAACT CCCACGGCACCTTTATGCATACTTCCCCTTCGCCATTGGTCAACGGAATTGTATTGGACAACAGTTAGCTCTG ATCGAATCCAAGGTGATCTTGGCGAAACTGCTGCAGAGCTTCGATTTCAGATTGGAGCAGTCCCAACGTCACGTCCTTCTTTCGAATGTCACCAACAAACCGTTTGACAGATGTAAAAACTACATTAGCCTCCGAGACTGA